In bacterium, the genomic stretch GGTCGCCGCGCAGGCGGGTCCGCAGGTGGATGTCGGCGACTTCAGGGGCACAGAACGGCACGTCGTCCCCGTCGACGTCCTCCAGCCAGACGTGCCGAGGCACGTTCTTGCCGCAGTAGGCGCAGTTGTACACGTCGAAGGACAGGTACATCGGCTCCCGCTCGATCCAGCGTCCGCTCATGGCGTCTCCAGCCGCTGCGACGTCGGCGTGGCGCCCCAGGAACCGTTGCGCCGCTCGACCACCAGCCCGTAGTCGCGCTGTGCCGCCTCCGGCGTGACGAGCCCCTCGGCCACGTCGGCCACCACCCTGTCGGCGGAACGCGCCAGGGGATCGCCCCAGCCGCCGCCGCCCGGCGCCACGATCTTCACCTGGTCGCCGCGGCGCAGGCGGATGTTGGAGAACTTGGAGGGCGACATGGTGCCGAACTTGTCGCTGAAGGTGCTCCAGGACTCCTCGCCGCCGAGGCGCACGTAGATGCCGCTGTTGGCACCCGGCTTGCCGCCGTGAATCCCGAACGGGTCCACGCGCATCCGATTGAAGATGGCACTCACGGTCACCTCGTCGGCGACCATGGTCAGGACGCGCTCGATGCCCAGGCCGCCGCGGTTGAGCCCCGGCCCGCCGGAGTCCTCCAGCAGGCGGTAGGAGTCCACCCGCAGCGGGTAACGCGACTCGAAGACCTCCACCGGCGTGTTCCGGCAGTTGCCGTTGATCACGATGATCTGGCTGTTGCCGTCGGCGGCGGGGCGACCTCCCCAGCCGATGCCCTCGAAGTGGAAGTGCGAGTACAGGTCATCGGTGTCGGGGTGCTGGCCGCCGAACAGGAAGCAGCAGGAGGTGCCGCCGAGGGAGGCCGGGATGCGTTCGGGCAGCGGGTCGGCGAGGGCGCCGAAGATGATGTCGGTGATGCGGGGGGACACCTCGGTGTTGCCGCCCACCAGCGGCGCCGGGAACTCGCAGTTCAGGATGGTGCCCGGCGGGGCGATGATGTTGATGGGGCGGTAGCAGCCCTCGTTGCGCGGGATGGTGGGGTCGGTGATGTGCATGAAGGCGTTGTAGACCGCCGAGGCCGTCACGGCGTAGGTGGCGTTCATGGGTCCGGCCGCCTGGCCGTCGGAGCCGGTGAAGTCGCACGCCACGTTGCCGCCGTCCACCACGACGGTGCAATCGATGACGTAGGACCCCTCGGCCACCCCGTCGTCCTCGATGATGTCGCTGAAGCGGTACTCGCCGTCGGGGATGCGGCGGATCTCCTCGGACATGCGCCGCTCGGCGATGTTGATCAGATCCTCGGTGGCGGTGGTGACGGTGTCGTAGCCGTAGGTGTCGATGAGGCCGGTGAGGCGGCGCTCGGCCACGTTCAGCGAGCCGACCATGGCCATGAGGTCCCCGTAGGTGACCTTCGGCGTGCGATGGTTGGCGAAGATGATCTTCCAGACGTCCTCCTGCGGTACGCCCTCGCGCTGCAGCCACAGCGGCGGGATGCGCAGGCCCTCCTGGAAGATGTCTGTGGCGTCGCCCGCCAGCCCCCCCGGCGCCTTGGCACCCGGCTCGGCCAGGTGGGCGCAGTTGGCCACGAAACCCACGATCTCGTCACCGTGGAAGACCGCCTTCAACAAGGTGTGCTCGGGAATGTGGCCGCTGCCCCGGTAGGGATCGTTCATGATGATCACGTCGCCCGGGCGGTAGATGTCGGGACCGAGCTCGTCGATCATCCACTCAACGGTGAACTTGATCGTGCCGATCTGGGAGGGGCAGAACTCGGCCTGGGCGCTCAGGCGGCCCTTGGCGT encodes the following:
- a CDS encoding hydantoinase B/oxoprolinase family protein, with the translated sequence MTALLTPPENRPVAADLVADQVTLTVIDNYLATTCREMGIAMMRTAYSPMFNESLDFSCVLFDAKGRLSAQAEFCPSQIGTIKFTVEWMIDELGPDIYRPGDVIIMNDPYRGSGHIPEHTLLKAVFHGDEIVGFVANCAHLAEPGAKAPGGLAGDATDIFQEGLRIPPLWLQREGVPQEDVWKIIFANHRTPKVTYGDLMAMVGSLNVAERRLTGLIDTYGYDTVTTATEDLINIAERRMSEEIRRIPDGEYRFSDIIEDDGVAEGSYVIDCTVVVDGGNVACDFTGSDGQAAGPMNATYAVTASAVYNAFMHITDPTIPRNEGCYRPINIIAPPGTILNCEFPAPLVGGNTEVSPRITDIIFGALADPLPERIPASLGGTSCCFLFGGQHPDTDDLYSHFHFEGIGWGGRPAADGNSQIIVINGNCRNTPVEVFESRYPLRVDSYRLLEDSGGPGLNRGGLGIERVLTMVADEVTVSAIFNRMRVDPFGIHGGKPGANSGIYVRLGGEESWSTFSDKFGTMSPSKFSNIRLRRGDQVKIVAPGGGGWGDPLARSADRVVADVAEGLVTPEAAQRDYGLVVERRNGSWGATPTSQRLETP